A genome region from Leptodactylus fuscus isolate aLepFus1 chromosome 6, aLepFus1.hap2, whole genome shotgun sequence includes the following:
- the LOC142209213 gene encoding uncharacterized protein LOC142209213: MRDGAAEDATLKGCRIFTCSSSLGFSTQTSSVSVQCCNSSLCNDFNVIHHQNTEANGIECYSCNTVNDEGCSEEEVTKTQCYGALTSCINVIGTSKDDELTTPIEMKGCATPNMCDSSFLPTLQYLRNANVQCCNGSLCNKVYKDGFFRYHEPSPGVYQRSCAAELRAMALNIPVFVALVTSCLLGTGCLCLECFVCNDLSDSGCSNQFQVNCTGDNNVCSAVSFSSKIGSQVETRTVKSCEKGSPLNSISQITSNGLQIVYGKSSCNSSLCNENVNDLSKKLPQDEVKKCADLWRVVVADFNDGQPNSPPIRRCQNGFVFSLPKSGSNSSSGLECYACLSTNKSECSNELAKKVKCPGDLNACYQAEGNLTLGGSAVHIFVKQCSIFTNVTTIVIGDARFNMSLIAEYCTGNLCNENLSPAKTTKQVLTPEVTPEATTEVITAAMNSTTATTVANGTSITMTTKNGIGRTYPCYVAMAILVAMESLL; encoded by the exons ATGAGGGATG GCGCTGCAGAAGACGCTACTCTAAAGGGATGCCGGATATTTACATGTTCTTCAAGTCTTGGATTCTCCACTCAGACGTCCTCGGTGTCTGTCCAATGTTGTAACAGCAGCCTGTGCAATGACTTCAATG TGATACATCATCAGAATACGGAAGCCAATGGCATAGAGTGTTACAGCTGTAATACGGTCAATGACGAAGGATGTTCTGAAGAAGAAGTGACCAAGACCCAGTGCTATGGAGCTCTGACATCTTGTATCAACGTCATAGGCACGAGCAAGGACG ATGAACTCACAACGCCGATTGAGATGAAAGGTTGTGCAACCCCGAACATGTGTGACAGCTCCTTCCTTCCTACACTGCAGTACCTGAGAAATGCAAATGTGCAATGTTGTAATGGAAGTTTGTGCAACAA AGTCTACAAGGATGGTTTCTTTAGATACCAT GAACCATCTCCAGGTGTCTACCAAAGGTCCTGCGCAGCGGAGCTTCGGGCTATGGCATTAAACATCCCGGTATTCGTGGCTTTGGTCACCAGCTGCCTTCTCGGGACCG GTTGCCTGTGTTTGGAGTGTTTTGTCTGTAATGACTTATCGGATTCTGGATGTTCCAACCAATTTCAAGTGAATTGTACGGGAGATAACAATGTCTGTTCAGCAGTTTCATTCTCttcaaaaatag GAAGCCAGGTGGAGACCAGAACCGTGAAGTCGTGTGAGAAGGGCTCCCCCTTAAACTCCATCTCTCAAATAACCTCGAATGGCTTACAGATCGTTTATGGAAAGAGTTCCTGTAACTCTTCATTGTGCAATGAAAACGTCAACGACTTAAGCAAGAAACTCCCTCAAGATGAAG TCAAGAAGTGTGCTGATCTGTGGAGAGTCGTTGTAGCAGACTTCAACGATGGGCAACCCAACAGCCCACCCATCCGCCGTTGCCAAAATGGTTTTGTGTTCAGTCTGCCAAAAAGTGGAT ccaactCATCCAGTGGCCTTGAGTGTTACGCGTGTCTCAGCACCAATAAGTCAGAATGCTCAAACGAGTTAGCCAAGAAAGTCAAGTGTCCTGGTGACCTCAACGCCTGTTACCAAGCTGAAGGCAATCTCACTTTAG GAGGGTCCGCTGTTCACATCTTTGTCAAACAATGTTCCATTTTTACCAATGTCACCACCATCGTGATCGGGGATGCCCGCTTTAACATGAGTCTCATTGCTGAGTATTgcacaggaaacctctgcaatGAGAATCTGTCTCCagcaaaaacaacaaaacaggTTCTCACCCCAGAAGTCACCCCAGAAGCCACCACAGAAGTCATCACTGCCGCCATGAATTCAACCACCGCAACCACCGTCGCAAATGGGACCTCCATCACCATGACCACTAAAAATGGCATCGGGAGAACATACCCATGCTACGTGGCCATGGCCATCCTGGTGGCAATGGAATCCTTGTTGTAG